A DNA window from Vigna unguiculata cultivar IT97K-499-35 chromosome 10, ASM411807v1, whole genome shotgun sequence contains the following coding sequences:
- the LOC114165348 gene encoding sporozoite surface protein 2-like, producing the protein MLNNTDGPKNPDGPDDQDGPDDQDRPDNPNMPDNTDGPDEPNGPENPDGPDKPDGPYNPDGPYDPDEPNDLNGPTTRTSPTIQTGPMIQTDPMTRTGRRLARPGSRTRLGRRAHPGHRARSGCRVRLGRRARPSCRVRLGRRPRLGLRSRTCLRARSGRRARLGRKARLGCQVHTGCRARWGRLSRPGCRARLGRMARLSR; encoded by the exons ATGCTAAACAACACGGACGGGCCCAAAAACCCAGACGGGCCAGACGACcaagatgggcccgacgaccaggaCAGGCCTGACAACCCGAACATGCCAGACAacacggacgggcccgacgaaccAAACGGGCCCGAAAACCCGGACGGGCCAGACAAGCCAGATGGGCCCTACAACCCAGATGGGCCCTacgacccagacgagcccaACGATCTAAACGggccgacgacccgaacgagcccaaCGATTCAAACAGGCCCAATGATCCAGACAGACccaatgacccgaacgggcagACGACTC GCCCGTCCGGGTAGTCGGactcgtctgggtcgtcgggctcatcctggtcatcgggcccgttctgGTTGTCGggtccgtttgggtcgtcgggcccgtcctaGTTGTCGggtccgtctgggtcgtcggccTCGTCTAGGTCTTCGGTCCCGTACGTGTCTtcgggcccgttcaggtcgtagggcccgtctgggtcgtaaggcccgttTGGGTTGTCAGGTCCATacaggttgtcgggcccgttggGGTCGTTTGTcccgtccgggttgtcgggcgCGTCTAGGTCGTATGGCTCGTCTTAGTCGTTAG